One window of the Triticum dicoccoides isolate Atlit2015 ecotype Zavitan chromosome 3B, WEW_v2.0, whole genome shotgun sequence genome contains the following:
- the LOC119277964 gene encoding S-norcoclaurine synthase 1-like: MEETKPRNLGGSLPVPNVQDLAARADDLTLTPTLLRRYVRPQPNTADLRHDAPAGEEQEHVPIIDLGRLLGPNGLAGGRGEEAARLRSACEDWGFFQLVNHGIPEETLEEMKRNVMGFFALPLAEKAALAQQPGEIEGYGQAFVVSEEQTLDWADMFFLLTQPPSYRDLRLWPSNPSTFKNCLENYSEEVQRVAGELLGAMAEILGVRDHSDMTRLAASQSVRMNYYPPCPEAHVDSVLGLSPHSDAVGLTLLLQVSKVPGLQIRRKGGWVPVTPLPGALVVNVGDVIEVLTNGKYKSMEHRAVVNAREERMSIATFHTGKFGTMYGPLEEVVGDEKPRYRSVSVEEYVKLVFSSKLDGKNIMDAMKIN; the protein is encoded by the exons ATGGAGGAGACCAAGCCGCGGAACCTCGGCGGCTCGCTGCCCGTGCCCAACGTGCAGGACCTCGCCGCGCGGGCCGACGACCTCACGCTCACGCCCACCCTCCTCCGCCGCTATGTGCGGCCTCAGCCCAACACGGCCGACCTGCGCCACGACGCCCCTGCCGGCGAAGAACAGGAGCACGTCCCCATCATCGACCTCGGCCGGCTCCTCGGTCCGAACGGCCTCGCCGGCGGACggggcgaggaggccgccaggctGCGCTCGGCCTGCGAGGACTGGGGCTTCTTCCAGTTGGTGAACCACGGGATACCCGAGGAGACCCTGGAGGAGATGAAGAGGAACGTCATGGGATTCTTCGCGCTCCCGCTGGCCGAGAAGGCCGCCCTCGCGCAGCAGCCCGGAGAGATCGAGGGGTACGGCCAGGCGTTCGTCGTCTCGGAGGAGCAGACGCTCGACTGGGCGGACATGTTCTTCCTCCTCACGCAGCCGCCCAGCTACCGCGACCTCCGCCTCTGGCCGTCCAACCCTTCCACATTCAA GAATTGCTTGGAGAACTACTCCGAGGAGGTGCAAAGGGTGGCAGGCGAGCTGCTGGGAGCCATGGCGGAGATCCTGGGCGTGAGAGACCACTCGGACATGACGAGGCTCGCCGCGTCGCAGTCAGTCAGGATGAACTACTACCCGCCTTGCCCGGAGGCGCATGTGGACAGCGTGTTGGGCCTGTCGCCGCACTCGGACGCCGTCGGGCTGACGCTGCTGCTGCAGGTCAGCAAGGTCCCCGGGCTGCAGATCAGGAGGAAAGGCGGCTGGGTCCCGGTGACGCCGCTCCCCGGCGCCCTTGTCGTCAACGTCGGCGACGTGATTGAGGTGCTCACCAACGGGAAGTACAAGAGCATGGAGCACAGGGCGGTGGTTAACGCACGCGAGGAGCGGATGTCCATCGCGACGTTCCACACCGGGAAGTTCGGCACCATGTACGGGCCGCTGGAGGAGGTCGTCGGAGACGAGAAGCCGCGGTACAGGAGTGTCAGCGTCGAGGAGTATGTGAAGCTCGTGTTCTCCAGCAAGCTCGACGGCAAGAACATCATGGACGCCATGAAGATCAATTGA